TTGGGAATGAGCTCGATCGTGCTGTCGAAGGCTAGCCGGAGAATGCTGGCGGTGAAGGCGAAGAGCTGGTCGGAATCGAGCCACCGGTTTCTCAAGCGCGTCGCCGATACCGGAAATGCAGAAGCCTGCTTCACGCTAGGCATGGTGAGTGCTTTCGTTTGCCGATTGAGTAATTTCCTTCTGCTTCTAAAAATTGCgattaaattcaaatataatCGATTTATCGTTATCGGTTGCAACAGATTCAGTTTTACTGCCTGCAAAACCGAGGCAGCGGCGCGTCTCTGATGGCGAAAGCAGCGATCGCATCTCACGCGCCGGCGCTGTACTCACTCGCCGTCGTGCAGTTCAACGGCAGCGGCGGCACGAAGAGCGACAAGGACCTCCGCGCCGGCGTCTCGTTGTGCGCACGCGCCGCCTTCCTCGGCCAAATCGACGCCCTCCGCGAGCTCGGCCACTGCCTCCAGGACGGCTACGGCGTGAAGAAGAACATCGAGGAGGGGCGCCGCTTCCTGATCCAGGCTAACGCGCGCGAGCTCGCCGCCGTGCTCGTTTCCTGCCCGGCGGCGGTGGTGCCGCCGTCATGGCTGGCGTGGAGCCCCAACCGtcaaggcggcggcggcgccggATGCCCGCTGCTGAGCGATTTCGGCTGCAATGTGCCGTCGCCCGAGCAGCACCCTGCGAACCGTTTTTTATCGGATTGGTTCGCAGACCGGACCGGGAACGTTCCCGGTCCAGGCCTCCGGCTCTGCTCGCACACGGGGTGCGGCAGGCTGGAGACACGTAGGCACGAGTTTCGTCGCTGCTCGGTGTGCGGAGCAGTGAATTACTGCTCACGCGCTTGTCAAGCGCTTGATTGGAAACTCCGCCATAAGGCGGAGTGCGCACTGGTGGAGCGATGGGCCGACGGCGAGGCCGAGGGACTGTGAATGTGACATCAGTCTTTTTTTTGGGAGGAAtctatgattatttttttagttggggtggaaaattgaattaattataaaattagttGACGGTTATTTTAAATTGTACAGAGATGTAAAAGCGGGGGTTTATTTTAGAGCGACATTTTCCCTCTCGTCTCTGTATAAAAACTAATGTTAGTTTATAGGAGAAAATGGTTATTATTTGAAGTGGAGTAGTATTTCTAATGATTGGGGTTTGTGATACTATGAATTAATAATTTGTGCTAATGCTCAAAACATGGGTCGAAATTATGGGGGAGTTGATGTGGTTAGGTAATGGGAGAGCAAATCACATGAAAAGTGGGACATGTTGTGGGCAATAGAGGTATGATTTTCTTGACAAGAAAGTGAAGCATTGATTCTTTTGATGTGTGAAACAGTGCTGGGGTTGATAGTACAAATTCAAATTATAAACTAGATAGTAGTACTAGTTAGGTAATTAAATGACATAattgtgtgtgaaatttgttggGAGCTTGCTAGTCTTGATCTCGGGAGCATTCGATTTATGATTCGAGTATTGTTTCGTCTATCTTTCGTGTTATGCCTTTTCTACTagcttttctttctttttttttgttggtaTATGGCTCGTGTTGTGTCTATCTTTATGCATGTTAAACTTTGGTAATGGTTTGGTGCGTTGTTTTGTTAGATTTTTGACTGTTGGATAGTAGCTCGTCTCAATTTGCAAGGTTCAACATGTGTTTTTTTCATAGAAAAATACGTGAAGTCACTGTAGAAGAAgatttttttatagtaataaaactTTTACGTAAAAATATTGGTATCAAATACTTAACTCATGTTGATGCTAAAGATAAAGGTttgtttataatgtgtgttgTATATTTGAAGTTATGGATTTCAatattgttgaaaatttgaaaattgataGTATAAACGAAATCTTGCATGACTTCAAAGGAAAAAAGGATAAGATTTGCATCTTTAAAGGatggggtgggtaggtacggtataccttaccgaaaccaccatatcgtataccttaccgtaaattcggtatgcgaaaaaatcatacctttatcttaccaaaattttcggtataccgaactttgatataccttattttcagtatggagaattttcataccgatatcgtacctcattttcggtatgccataccaaagttcggtataccttactttcaatatcaatgaaaattgaatatttgagtttttagaatactatttatattttataataatttaaataatatacggggtattaaatactagtatattttattcatattatattatatttcacaataaatttaataatttaaaaatatataaaatactttatatattattatattcatattttacggtatataccgaatttcggtatgtcgcggtataccgcggtatataaaaattcatacatttaccttaccgaaatatttcagtaaggtatcataccgtaccgaaaatcatggtataccgaaaattcggtattttcagtatttttcggtacgataagtcCGGTATTTCAgcatttttccccagccctattTAAAGGGGCATCCAATTTTgcatataaaaatattcaagATTTAAGAATCAAGCGTTCAAGCTAAGAATACAATGTGATTATAGCCTTAGGGAATATACTAAAGAATGGGCATATTTAAAAGTACAATAACAAGCTGTGATATTTGGTTGTAACAAGTTGGAATATAGGAGTTAGCTGGAAAGTCATTTGGTGAATTAAGTGTTTGGATGGTGGGGATCCTAGTAATTATATGAGAAATTAGGCAAATTACAACTCCTTTCCTCATTGTTGTGCTACTTTAATGTTTTGTCTAAATATTTCTAGTAGTGAGAGATTGACCAAACCACCACTTAAACACAACATGTGATTCAAGTTTTTGAAGAAAAGAGTAAAAGGTTAATTGCCAATAAAATAACACtgtttggtcaaattctgatATACCTAGTACaatgtaaaatttaaataacaaattatGAATCTCAATCAGCCATGATAATTttggagggggggggggggggagattTGATTCAAAATTGGTGTACATGGAATAAATAGTGATGTAAATGTGCATTAATGTGACATGTGAATGGCTAAACGACAATATTTTGAGTCTAAACAGTTAGaaattataaaacaaaattgCTCAAATGGATAAATgggaattaataaaattttgtaatttgtaattcaCATTCTGAAAAATGCAGGACAAATCAGAATATTATCAAACCTTCTAGATTTTGTAGGAAATTAACCCATGAATTAATTGGAATGGTGGGAATGGGATAGCACTTATTCTTCTATTATAACCTTTATTTTATTGTCACTTTACACTAGCTCTataggggttggcagcggaagtgTGCGTTCTAACGAatcacataataattctgatctatttagcagattatttagataaaatctattcgcgtaattctcacatgtatcatgctcataacttgaatttaaacatgctttatcGCAATTAACACCTAAAACATGTTTGCTACGGAgtaagccaatttacctcgttgattcactgaaAAATAGAAGATAGCTCgcaccttctccacgtgaagatcttgagtactaaaccactgATCATCTGACTGGTTCTcggactgtaatctgatatcagtgttggctgatctcaccagaatactaggactcaaataaagaagacggaaactgctcacggagagAGCAAAAATCGTCCCCTATGATGGATAGGAGttggacgaaaattttgtgaaaaatacAAGTGTATAttctatctcctttattctcctatttatatttagtcacatattgggcccagtcagagatctatggaagaatttggatatggcctcccccaattagctttttactaattaaattgaacccacaatttaatataagcttatattggaatattacgagcagccactacagaagtaatattgcactgcccatccaattccaaaattacaagtattccgtatttccatttgtttgtcatcaatttcccgcgcttaagatagaaacgtccattaattaatcaatgtatgccatggacttaattaattaacatattattatctcCAAAAGTTGagttagcaagaaacgcttatttattatttatatagtaatcaaactccaactagctaggttccgaataataaaaccttgtttcgaactcctcttgtggacgttatcaaacgagactcacctcgcgcacgattcaatataatagcaatcctagcaccgctagatattaatcaccactacccaatataccaggattcttgggttgcgaaaaactagcaccttttggtaagtcaaagtagtgcataatcaataccgtatgctcaatgctaacatacattgattaagaaattaattatcaagacctcgtctttcagtagatagcatgttagatccaattcagtgttataccacaccaatgtcatcttatttcagtaaggcttagaaatatgcggactgacattgcaacctttcacgataggtagtctaggcctatctaggttgtgaaattcttatttttctttattcagaactgaccgtgttaccttaaagtggacgacgcccacaaccggtctactaaaataaagacttagactttgttgtgttgcttatacatttaaatatgcaataaacatccattaaatgtaaaacataacaacattatgacaaaaataatctgtttcattcatttggaaaataacatatagagttttacagtattcaatcactcgaaaggtgatttctagtatacaaactctaacaagcTCAACCCAAATAAAagtagagggaacatctttttaggtccacgaactttgccaaattatcattttaggtccgtgaactttataaatatcattttatgtccatcaactacaagttaatatcatttgaggtattttgacctttttttggacgaaaatgcccttaaggccttcaaagggcaaCTTGGACAATTCTTTTTCCACTCATCTTGATggaaaaattttatatttaaattcaatttggatggtaattgatctccattatgaaattcatataaataatactccaaatgacaatccaaattaataTAGCTATCtaattccaaaataaataaactaaatataattcactaatcacctatagtaagttcttaaaatgcagtttagattgaaaaaataaaataaagtatcaagTCCCAATTCACTATCCCTAAATAATTGGTtatctaataattgaaaaattaacacatatttTTAAGGCAAAatctaattatatttaaattcaatttggatggtaattgaatcaaatagtagtaaaaaaaatgttggactctaggtctttgacgcaagatgagtgacgaaagaattgtccaaattgcccTTTGATGGCcttaagggtattttcgtccggAAAAAGTTCataatacctcaaatgatattaacttgtagttgacggacctaaaatgatattttcaaagttcacggacctaaaatgatactttggcaaagttcatgaacctaaaaagatgttccctcgtAAAAGTTATTGAATTCAAACAGAGGCAAAGAAAAGAAATAGTTTTGTGGTCCAAAATACCCACGAACACTCAAAATTCCATTCAATTTTCAAAGGCATGTTGGTTGAGTTAACAAGTTGGAAACTTGTTGGTTGGTCGAATTCTCTTTGTCAGGGtttacacacacatataataaaaatgtgtATTATAAGGACCTTTCTTGTATTAAGAACGGAAAACTAATTTCAATTGTTTGACCATGAAGATTTTCTTAATAAATTGTCAATTTATTAAGTTTTACTAGTGCGGCTAATTTTGAAtgcaaatgaaattattttatagGAATAGTACATTAATATAAGTGTTTTTCATGTTTTCACTATGACAAGATTTTGTTTTAACCAACCCGGTTGGTATGCATAATGCATATAGTTTCTTACTTTCTTTTACATCGGCCTAAAAACATAAGAATATTATTAGTATATCAACATTTATAACAATTAGGCATGTTATAATAGGGTGTACTTAGAAAATAACTTAAATTGGAATCACAACATCCTTCCAACCATATGCTACCACGTGGCATTTATAAGCAACAAAACAATGTTATTAAGCaaaaaaattagtggatgaCATTGATGActaaaatgcaaaataaactGCATTTAATGCAACATAAATAGTCTTTTATGCGATCCACGAAAATCCATCAATGTCATCCACTAATTTCATTGCTTAATAACGTTGTTTTGTTGCTTATAAATACCACATGATAGCATATGGTTGGAAGGATGCTGTGATTCTAAATGTGAAAGAATATTAACTGAAATAGGTATATATATTTGGTGAAACAAAGGACCAAATTCTCAATAGTGCTCCCATGTTATAATATTAACTGAAATAGGTATATATAATTGGTGAAACAAAGGACCAAATTCTCAATTAATATGCACCAACAGAACCCACTACTCAAATTTCCTTCACTAAATAATGAGTAGTTTGACATAACTCATATTTTCCACATTATGTAATTTCCAGCTTCACGTTTTTCCTGTCAAagaaaatctgatttttttggtATCTGTTAGAATTAGAGGTCATtattattaagaattaaattcaCCAGCTGTGATTGACAAATAAGACATTCCCGTGTATATAGGAATCTGATTgaagaaaattaatttaaaaaaggaaattaataataattactcCTTTACTCTCGGATTCAAAATTTACTGAACAAAATAataaaggaaataaaatttaaaaagggCAGTcagaaaaaacataaaaattaccAGTAAAA
Above is a genomic segment from Salvia splendens isolate huo1 unplaced genomic scaffold, SspV2 ctg502, whole genome shotgun sequence containing:
- the LOC121790407 gene encoding F-box protein At1g67340-like, producing the protein MRTRRGLCYPKATNDDDSYRLLKKRKVELDGDFAGRREFFDSLPDDLILSVLCKLSSTAGCSSDFLSAVMTCKRLNGLGMSSIVLSKASRRMLAVKAKSWSESSHRFLKRVADTGNAEACFTLGMIQFYCLQNRGSGASLMAKAAIASHAPALYSLAVVQFNGSGGTKSDKDLRAGVSLCARAAFLGQIDALRELGHCLQDGYGVKKNIEEGRRFLIQANARELAAVLVSCPAAVVPPSWLAWSPNRQGGGGAGCPLLSDFGCNVPSPEQHPANRFLSDWFADRTGNVPGPGLRLCSHTGCGRLETRRHEFRRCSVCGAVNYCSRACQALDWKLRHKAECALVERWADGEAEGL